TGCTCGGCCAGCACCTCGATCCGCTCGGCGGCGATCGTTGCGTCGTCACTCATCACGGCCACGTAGCGTCGTCGCCGGGTTAGGGGTATCGGTCGACGCCGGGCGTATCACAACGCATTAATCGATCCTCGGCCAAATTCGGTCCAATATGGCACTGCCGTCTGTCGGCGCGTTCACGGATACGTACTTGCCGACGGTCAACGGCGTCACCTACACCGTTCAGGCCTGGCGGGACCGCTGGCGGGACCGAGGCGGTGATATGGCGATCGTCTACCCGGATGCCGACGACTACGAGCCGGACGACCGCGAGTACCCCGTCCGGAGTCTGCCGTTTCCCTTCTACGAGGGCTTTCGGATGGGCGTCCCGCGTGTCCCCGAGGCGATCGGGGACGTGGACCTCGTCCACGCCCACACGCCGTTCGGGCTCGGTATGAGCGCGATGCGGGTCGCCCGCTCACGGGATCTCCCCCTGCTCGCGTCCTATCACACGCCGACCAGCGAGTACGCGGCCTACGTCTCACTTGGCGATCGTGTCGAACGGACGGTCAGACGGACCGCCACGAGCTACGAGCGGTGGTTCTTCGACCGTGCCGACGTCGTGATCGCGCCGAGTGACCGTGCCCGCGACCACATTGTCGAGACGGTCGATGTCTCGACGCCGGTCGAAGTCGTGCCCAACGGCGTCGACGTACAGCGATTGCAGCCGGTCGCCGGTGACGACTTTCGGACACGATACGACCTCCCGACCGACCGTCCGCTCGTCGGATACACGGGTCGTCACGGCTACGAAAAGTGTCTCTCGGATATTATTTCTGCCACTGACGGCATGAACGTAACTGTCGTTTTCGGTGGTGACGGCCCGGCCCGTGACGACATCGAGGCCCGGGCCGAGGCTGCAAACGTCGACGTCCGCTTCCTTGGCTTTCTGCCACGTGAGGAGTTGCCCGCTTTCTACTCGGCACTGGACGCCTTTGCGTTCCCGAGCCCTGTCGAAACGCAAGGTCTCGTCGCGTTAGAAGCCAACGCCTGCGGGACGCCGGTTGCCGGCGTCGACAGTGGGGCGCTGGCAGACACTATCGAGGATGGCGTCAATGGCTACTCGTATTCCCAAGGCGATATCACCGGCTTCCGCGCAGCGATCAACCGCGTGCTCGCCGAACAGGACACGCTCGCTGAACAATGCCTCAGCCGACGCGAGACCATCAGCATTGATCACGCCGTAGATCGCTTGACAGACGTCTACGAAAGTGTCCTCGAAGACGACTAGCGCTTTCAAAGGCCGTCCGCCGAGGCTCGGCCTCTCCTTACTTGGCTGGGACTGTTGTTCGCTCACAACACTACGCCAGCGCGCTCCCAGCCCGGATGATCGTCCGCTCACGCGACCACCTTTTTCCGCTCGGGTCCGCACGGCGGACCTCTCACGCAAAAACGTGGGCGAAAAAAAACCGCACCAACCGTTCACAACACTACGCCAGCGCGCTCCCAGCCCGGATGATCGTCCGCTCGCCGAATGCCGGACCGATCACCTGTACTCCGACTGGCAGTCCGTCGTCTGTCTCGCCGGCCGGCACGGAGATCGCTGGGAGGTTTGCGAGGTTGACTGGCGTCGTGTTGGCGTCTGCGAGGTACATTTTGAGGGGATCGTCAAGACTCTCGCCCCGTTCCATCGGCGG
The sequence above is drawn from the Halorhabdus sp. CBA1104 genome and encodes:
- a CDS encoding glycosyltransferase translates to MALPSVGAFTDTYLPTVNGVTYTVQAWRDRWRDRGGDMAIVYPDADDYEPDDREYPVRSLPFPFYEGFRMGVPRVPEAIGDVDLVHAHTPFGLGMSAMRVARSRDLPLLASYHTPTSEYAAYVSLGDRVERTVRRTATSYERWFFDRADVVIAPSDRARDHIVETVDVSTPVEVVPNGVDVQRLQPVAGDDFRTRYDLPTDRPLVGYTGRHGYEKCLSDIISATDGMNVTVVFGGDGPARDDIEARAEAANVDVRFLGFLPREELPAFYSALDAFAFPSPVETQGLVALEANACGTPVAGVDSGALADTIEDGVNGYSYSQGDITGFRAAINRVLAEQDTLAEQCLSRRETISIDHAVDRLTDVYESVLEDD